A portion of the Lathamus discolor isolate bLatDis1 chromosome 5, bLatDis1.hap1, whole genome shotgun sequence genome contains these proteins:
- the LOC136016001 gene encoding cystatin-like, with translation MAGARVCASLLAVALVLAGSVRGAEERPRLVGAPQDIANADNDEGLQRALQFAMTEYNRASNDMYSSRVVRVISAKRQIVSGIKYIMEVEIGRTTCPKPATDLQSCALHDAPHMAKRTTCNFVVYTVPWLNQIKLLDSSCQ, from the exons ATGGCCGGGGCTCGGGTGTGCGCTTCTCTCTTGGCTGTGGCGCTGGTGCTCGCCGGCTCCGTGCGCGGCGCCGAGGAGCGGCCGCGGCTGGTGGGGGCCCCGCAGGACATCGCCAACGCTGACAACGATGAGGGCCTGCAGCGGGCCCTGCAGTTCGCCATGACGGAGTACAACAGGGCCAGCAACGACATGTACTCCAGCCGGGTGGTGCGGGTCATCAGCGCCAAGAGGCAG ATTGTGTCTGGAATCAAGTACATAATGGAGGTGGAGATTGGCCGGACAACTTGCCCAAAGCCAGCCACTGATCTCCAGAGCTGTGCTCTCCATGATGCACCACACATGGCTAAG CGTACCACTTGCAACTTCGTAGTGTACACTGTTCCTTGGCTAAACCAAATTAAACTATTGGACAGCAGCTGCCAATAA